Within the uncultured Draconibacterium sp. genome, the region TGCCCCCGATGGAGCTGAAAATATGATCAATTTTCCTTTCATTGTTCAAGTAAAAAGGCAAAAGTAGAAAGTAAAAAGGCAAAAGGCAAAAGTAGAATAGAAAAAATAGAAAGTTGAGGACAGCTGTGTTAGACGAAATCCCGATCATAGCATCAGGAGCAAAAGTAAAAAGGAAGAAAGAAAGTGCGGCTATTTATTCCTTTTGGTTTTGGATACAATACTTCCTAAAATCAATTTTAATTCTCCTGATTCATTGATCAGATAGCTTAACTTCTCATCGTCTGTGTTTAAATCTTTGCAAATGGAACGTATCAACCTTAACCAATAATTGCTTTCTCTCATTTCTTTTAACGAAATTTCCGTCTTATAGGTAAAGTCAGCTTTTGATGATGCAGCCTGAGCTTCCTCATAATTTGCACCGGTAGAAGATGCTGCTTTGATTAATTGATACTTTATAACTTTATATTCTTGCGAATCAGGCAAAGTTCTTAGAAAA harbors:
- a CDS encoding four helix bundle protein; the protein is MENNLQKRIFDFVTEVIFFLRTLPDSQEYKVIKYQLIKAASSTGANYEEAQAASSKADFTYKTEISLKEMRESNYWLRLIRSICKDLNTDDEKLSYLINESGELKLILGSIVSKTKRNK